One Bacillota bacterium DNA segment encodes these proteins:
- a CDS encoding YifB family Mg chelatase-like AAA ATPase, whose translation MLSTVYSGGVTGVDGYIVEVEVDVSKGLPDFTIVGLPDTAIQESRERIRASIRNSGWEFPARRIIVNLAPAVMKKGGTGFDLAIALGILASLGHIPQDALRKFVVMGELSLDGSVRPARGALCIAVSALESGRNSLLVPAENANEVRALEGITALPVSSLEDAYDVLNGRFDGSLTVACKRTGDSTTDFRPRDTLADHPSDSDPLESAESLDLSDVIGQMHAKRALEIAAAGWHNVLMVGPPGSGKTMLAKRLPTLMPPPTQSEAIEITKVYSVAGLLKPGQGLITKRPFRSPHHTSSYAGLVGGGPMIRPGEISLAHRGVLFLDELPEFRRSVLEAMRQPLEEGKITISRASGSVTLPAMSLMVASSNPCPCGWRGAHGRECSCSPRAVASYAGRISGPLLDRIDLFVEVPRLDIQDLYGGVKGETSREVLARVMSAREIQVKRFEGLKISFNGEMSSREVARFCRVTEEGRKLLMKAFESFSLSSRSYNKILKVSQTIADLGGDTVIDKKHIAEALSYRAILPWNRRS comes from the coding sequence ATGTTGTCAACTGTCTACAGCGGTGGAGTGACAGGGGTAGATGGATATATAGTCGAGGTGGAGGTGGACGTGTCTAAAGGGCTTCCAGACTTCACCATAGTTGGGCTCCCCGACACCGCTATCCAGGAATCCAGGGAGAGAATAAGGGCGTCCATCCGCAATTCGGGTTGGGAATTCCCTGCTCGCAGGATAATCGTCAATTTGGCGCCCGCCGTCATGAAAAAAGGGGGGACAGGCTTTGATCTTGCTATAGCTCTTGGGATCCTGGCATCACTTGGACATATTCCGCAAGATGCTCTGCGGAAATTCGTGGTCATGGGCGAACTTTCCCTCGATGGCAGTGTGCGGCCTGCCAGGGGCGCTCTATGCATTGCTGTTTCAGCCCTGGAGTCAGGTCGGAATTCTCTGCTGGTGCCGGCGGAAAACGCAAATGAAGTAAGAGCCTTGGAGGGCATTACGGCACTTCCGGTATCGTCCCTCGAGGATGCCTATGATGTTCTAAATGGAAGATTTGACGGGAGTCTCACCGTTGCATGTAAAAGGACCGGTGATTCCACCACTGACTTTCGGCCGCGCGATACTCTGGCCGACCATCCATCAGACTCAGATCCATTGGAATCAGCGGAGTCCCTGGATCTCTCAGATGTGATCGGCCAGATGCACGCCAAGCGGGCCCTGGAGATCGCCGCGGCAGGATGGCACAATGTTCTCATGGTCGGGCCGCCGGGCTCTGGAAAGACGATGCTGGCAAAACGTCTTCCGACCTTGATGCCGCCTCCGACCCAAAGTGAGGCCATCGAGATCACAAAAGTCTACAGTGTGGCAGGGCTCCTGAAGCCGGGGCAGGGACTCATCACTAAACGCCCGTTTCGTTCCCCTCATCATACCTCATCCTATGCAGGACTGGTGGGGGGCGGCCCCATGATAAGGCCTGGAGAGATCAGCCTGGCTCACAGAGGAGTATTATTTCTGGACGAGCTTCCCGAATTCAGGCGAAGTGTCCTGGAAGCGATGCGGCAGCCCCTTGAGGAGGGTAAGATCACCATATCCAGGGCCTCAGGATCGGTTACTCTCCCGGCCATGAGCCTTATGGTAGCATCTTCCAACCCGTGCCCTTGTGGTTGGCGGGGTGCCCATGGACGCGAATGCAGCTGTTCACCAAGGGCCGTTGCATCTTACGCGGGAAGGATCTCTGGGCCCCTTCTCGATAGGATAGATCTTTTTGTCGAGGTGCCGAGGCTGGATATCCAGGACCTCTATGGGGGCGTGAAGGGGGAGACTTCTCGCGAGGTTCTGGCGCGCGTCATGTCCGCGCGGGAGATTCAGGTGAAGAGGTTCGAGGGGCTGAAGATATCTTTCAATGGGGAGATGAGCTCTCGCGAAGTGGCCCGATTCTGTCGGGTAACAGAAGAAGGTCGAAAATTGCTGATGAAGGCTTTCGAGAGCTTTTCCCTTTCCTCTCGATCTTATAATAAGATCCTGAAGGTCTCACAGACTATCGCGGATTTGGGTGGGGATACGGTCATAGATAAGAAACACATAGCTGAAGCGCTGAGTTATCGCGCGATTTTGCCATGGAATCGTAGATCCTGA
- a CDS encoding DUF494 family protein: protein MNERVMEIVNLLIKLILQGGKLPESGATLVNDLLARGYNAAEIDAAFNLVFSLPEDTNMHDGQDSLPVRRVLDPQEKMRLTLEAQGQLETLSRLGLITPSEIDELLFYLSQMDAIGLDVSDISWLFDRIIKDQDRLVMLLGFDWSNRKKRPRRNVH, encoded by the coding sequence TTGAACGAGAGAGTCATGGAGATTGTAAACCTGCTCATAAAGCTCATTTTACAGGGTGGGAAGCTCCCTGAGAGTGGGGCTACATTGGTGAACGACCTCCTTGCCAGGGGTTATAATGCAGCGGAAATCGATGCGGCATTCAACCTGGTGTTTTCCTTGCCCGAGGATACAAATATGCATGATGGTCAGGATTCATTACCTGTAAGGCGGGTCCTGGACCCTCAGGAGAAGATGAGGCTAACATTAGAAGCTCAGGGCCAACTCGAAACCCTATCAAGATTAGGCTTGATAACGCCATCCGAGATCGACGAACTCCTCTTCTACTTGAGCCAGATGGATGCTATCGGCCTCGATGTCTCAGATATCAGCTGGCTGTTCGATCGTATAATAAAAGACCAGGACCGTCTGGTGATGCTTCTTGGGTTTGACTGGTCGAACAGGAAGAAGCGCCCGCGCAGGAACGTCCATTAA
- the trmFO gene encoding methylenetetrahydrofolate--tRNA-(uracil(54)-C(5))-methyltransferase (FADH(2)-oxidizing) TrmFO — protein MMRDDRQRVESDRLIVIGGGLAGVEASFQAARRGIRVDLVEMRPIEMTPAHETGYLAELVCSNSLGSILDDTGAGLLKREMSMLGSITLKCAYACRVPAGSALAVERKSFARLVTEEIESQGNIRIIHEEAREIPAGRPVIISSGPLTSPALAKAIAALTGQEHLYFYDAVAPIITRESIDESKVFWAARYGKGDADYANCPMTEKEYERFWTNLIEAEVVPTREFEELSLFEGCMPIEEIARRGKQALAFGPLRPAGLTIPGTGERPYAVVQLRREDPEGNLLNMVGFQTRLTWPEQRRVFRMIPGLENAEFVRYGVMHRNTFINSPMILLPTLQTRADPGILFAGQVIGVEGYMESAAMGILAGITASFLLREKEPVAPPRETMIGALSHYVVSADPTSFQPMNANFGILPQFAGRRLRNKKERRRLLAERALSAMRNFAEVIDCVL, from the coding sequence ATGATGAGGGATGATCGACAGAGGGTGGAATCTGATAGACTGATTGTCATCGGGGGAGGTCTCGCAGGGGTGGAGGCCTCCTTCCAGGCTGCAAGACGTGGCATCCGGGTGGATCTTGTGGAGATGAGGCCGATTGAAATGACTCCGGCGCATGAGACCGGTTATCTTGCAGAGCTCGTTTGCAGCAACTCTCTCGGATCCATTCTGGACGATACAGGTGCCGGACTCCTCAAACGAGAGATGTCGATGCTGGGGTCCATCACTTTGAAGTGTGCATATGCCTGCCGTGTCCCCGCAGGCAGCGCCCTGGCTGTAGAAAGGAAGTCATTTGCGAGGCTTGTAACTGAAGAAATAGAATCTCAAGGCAACATCAGGATCATTCATGAAGAGGCCAGGGAAATTCCGGCTGGAAGACCCGTGATAATCTCTTCCGGCCCCCTCACATCCCCTGCACTGGCGAAGGCGATAGCGGCATTGACCGGCCAGGAACATCTATACTTCTACGATGCTGTGGCGCCCATCATAACTAGAGAGAGCATCGACGAGAGCAAGGTATTCTGGGCGGCCCGTTACGGTAAGGGAGACGCTGATTACGCCAACTGCCCCATGACAGAGAAGGAATATGAAAGGTTCTGGACCAACTTGATCGAGGCTGAGGTGGTTCCAACCAGGGAATTCGAGGAATTGAGCCTCTTTGAGGGATGTATGCCTATAGAGGAAATAGCGAGGAGGGGCAAGCAGGCTCTGGCCTTCGGTCCCCTGCGTCCCGCGGGACTCACAATTCCGGGCACTGGAGAGCGTCCATATGCCGTGGTTCAATTGAGACGCGAAGACCCTGAGGGGAACTTGCTCAATATGGTTGGATTCCAGACAAGGCTCACCTGGCCCGAGCAAAGAAGAGTATTTCGCATGATCCCGGGATTGGAGAATGCTGAGTTTGTAAGATATGGGGTCATGCATAGAAACACTTTCATCAATTCTCCGATGATACTTCTGCCGACTCTCCAGACCAGGGCTGATCCTGGGATACTATTTGCGGGCCAAGTCATTGGTGTGGAAGGATATATGGAATCCGCCGCCATGGGGATCTTGGCCGGCATTACAGCCTCGTTCCTTCTGAGAGAGAAGGAGCCGGTAGCCCCACCACGCGAGACGATGATCGGCGCTTTGTCCCATTATGTGGTATCCGCTGATCCCACCTCTTTTCAACCTATGAACGCCAATTTCGGCATACTTCCCCAGTTTGCGGGACGTCGCTTGAGGAACAAAAAGGAGAGAAGACGTCTTCTGGCGGAAAGAGCCCTCTCCGCGATGCGAAATTTCGCGGAAGTTATCGATTGCGTCTTGTAG
- a CDS encoding YraN family protein translates to MSGVKSLPPGQAGILGRRGEDIVASYLESLGCSILKRNYRTRRGEIDLIVSEGQTTVFVEVKSRSSLSSGDPGERVGMRKRRRIIRAAISYLLTAGGLDVPCRFDTAIVDFHKGESAPIITLIKNSFDLDAQS, encoded by the coding sequence ATGAGCGGGGTGAAGTCTTTGCCTCCTGGACAGGCGGGCATACTGGGCCGGCGAGGAGAGGACATAGTCGCATCCTATCTTGAATCCCTCGGCTGCAGTATACTCAAGCGCAATTATCGCACAAGGCGTGGTGAGATAGATCTCATTGTTTCAGAAGGGCAAACCACAGTCTTTGTCGAGGTCAAGAGCAGATCTTCTCTCTCCTCCGGAGACCCTGGAGAAAGGGTCGGAATGCGCAAGAGACGGCGAATAATTCGCGCAGCCATCTCGTACCTCTTGACCGCGGGCGGGCTTGATGTCCCGTGTCGTTTCGATACTGCTATCGTGGACTTTCATAAGGGTGAAAGTGCGCCCATAATAACGCTCATCAAGAACTCTTTCGATTTAGACGCGCAGTCTTGA
- the topA gene encoding type I DNA topoisomerase codes for MADSIIIVESPAKMKTISKFLGRGYQVKATMGHVRDLPKSALGVDVENGFQPKYVTIRGRAKVVNELKESARKAKKVLLATDPDREGEAISWHIAEILGLDKDAPCRIEFNEITKKAITEALKKPRGIDIDLVEAQQARRVLDRLVGYKLSPLLWKKVRRGLSAGRVQSVAVRLICDREREINEFKQEEYWTIEAILAPDDNEETSFSARLVKVSGKTPHIGSKDEADRIVESARGLDFIVADVKKKERKRSPSPPFTTSTMQQEASRRLGFSAKKTMLLAQQLYEGLEIGDEGSVGLVTYIRTDAVRVAAEAQEMARDFIRQRYGAEYVPEKAPHYKAKATAQEAHEAIRPTAVTRSPDMVKQYLSRDQYRLYRLIWERFVASQMKPAVFDMTIVDVTAGEYLFRATGSQMKFPGFSIVYTETRDTDTTISDDENDQRIPELAAGNKLRLIKLTQDQHFTQPPPRYTEASLVKALEEKGIGRPSTYAPIIDTILRRNYVELEEKRFRPTELGFAVVDLLKEWFPDVVDIEFTARMEDQLDQIAEGKTEWDGVVRDFYQPFEKLIETAEKELAHVKIADEVTEEKCPNCGRNLVIKYGRYGRFLACPGFPECRFTKNIVHEVGVPCPKCGAAVVERRTKKGRKFYGCSRYPECDFVTWNQPTNRTCPKCNAFLVQKGRGKSAIYQCVNGSCGYTEKPPEGEASGGSRRKAAAGADDDEG; via the coding sequence ATGGCGGATTCCATCATAATAGTCGAATCTCCTGCGAAGATGAAGACCATATCGAAGTTTCTCGGAAGGGGCTATCAGGTCAAGGCTACGATGGGCCATGTGAGGGACCTGCCCAAAAGCGCCCTTGGGGTGGATGTGGAGAATGGCTTTCAGCCGAAATATGTCACCATTCGCGGCCGTGCCAAGGTGGTCAATGAATTGAAGGAGAGCGCGCGAAAGGCTAAGAAAGTGCTCCTCGCCACGGACCCTGATCGTGAAGGCGAGGCAATTTCCTGGCATATTGCCGAGATTTTGGGGCTAGATAAAGATGCTCCATGCAGGATCGAATTCAATGAGATCACCAAGAAAGCCATAACAGAGGCTCTCAAGAAGCCAAGGGGGATAGACATTGATCTTGTGGAGGCCCAGCAGGCTCGCCGGGTCCTGGATCGACTAGTAGGGTATAAGCTCAGTCCACTCCTATGGAAGAAAGTTAGAAGAGGGCTTTCCGCGGGGCGCGTTCAATCGGTCGCCGTCCGCCTGATCTGCGACCGTGAGCGCGAGATCAATGAATTCAAGCAGGAAGAATATTGGACCATCGAGGCCATACTTGCCCCGGATGATAATGAGGAGACCAGCTTCTCGGCGAGATTGGTGAAGGTATCCGGGAAGACCCCTCATATAGGCTCTAAAGACGAGGCCGATAGGATCGTAGAGAGCGCCAGAGGGCTTGATTTCATCGTTGCGGATGTCAAGAAGAAGGAAAGGAAGAGGTCTCCTTCACCGCCGTTTACCACCAGCACAATGCAGCAAGAGGCCTCGAGGCGGCTGGGTTTCAGCGCAAAGAAGACCATGCTCCTGGCCCAGCAACTCTATGAGGGCCTCGAGATCGGCGATGAAGGTAGTGTCGGCCTTGTGACGTATATCAGAACTGATGCCGTGAGGGTAGCCGCAGAGGCGCAGGAGATGGCGCGAGACTTTATACGGCAGCGCTATGGGGCAGAGTATGTACCTGAAAAAGCTCCTCACTATAAGGCAAAGGCCACTGCCCAGGAGGCGCACGAGGCCATACGTCCCACAGCGGTCACCAGATCTCCTGATATGGTGAAACAGTATCTGTCGCGAGATCAATATCGTCTCTACAGGCTCATATGGGAACGTTTCGTGGCGAGCCAGATGAAGCCAGCCGTCTTTGACATGACAATCGTAGACGTAACTGCTGGTGAATACCTTTTCAGGGCCACTGGTTCTCAGATGAAGTTTCCGGGATTTTCTATAGTCTATACAGAAACGAGGGACACTGATACCACTATCTCCGATGATGAAAATGATCAGAGGATCCCGGAATTGGCCGCTGGAAATAAGCTGCGCCTGATAAAGTTGACCCAGGACCAGCATTTCACACAACCGCCTCCGCGGTACACCGAGGCAAGCCTTGTTAAGGCCCTGGAAGAAAAGGGCATAGGGCGTCCGAGCACGTACGCACCGATCATTGACACCATTCTGAGGCGAAACTATGTGGAGCTTGAAGAGAAGAGATTCCGCCCTACGGAGCTTGGATTCGCAGTGGTGGATCTGCTCAAAGAGTGGTTCCCCGACGTGGTCGATATCGAGTTCACAGCCCGGATGGAAGACCAGCTCGACCAGATAGCAGAGGGCAAGACAGAATGGGACGGTGTGGTGCGAGATTTCTACCAACCTTTTGAAAAACTCATTGAAACTGCTGAGAAGGAACTCGCTCATGTAAAGATAGCTGATGAGGTCACAGAAGAAAAATGCCCTAATTGTGGGCGCAATCTTGTAATCAAATATGGGCGATATGGCAGATTTCTGGCTTGCCCAGGGTTCCCGGAATGCAGGTTTACAAAGAATATCGTGCATGAGGTCGGGGTGCCTTGTCCGAAATGCGGGGCGGCTGTAGTGGAGCGCAGGACCAAGAAGGGGAGGAAATTCTATGGTTGTTCTCGTTACCCTGAATGTGACTTTGTGACATGGAACCAGCCCACAAATAGGACCTGCCCGAAATGTAACGCATTTCTGGTCCAAAAAGGGCGCGGTAAAAGCGCCATATATCAATGTGTCAATGGGTCATGTGGATACACCGAAAAGCCGCCGGAAGGCGAGGCCTCCGGTGGATCGAGAAGGAAGGCTGCGGCTGGAGCAGACGATGATGAGGGATGA
- the dprA gene encoding DNA-protecting protein DprA has translation MWKYNDDGVFIDTGPEGIFWVLFNMVPGLGIRRMMSLRRFFGTLRQAWEAPASQLRMTPGIPDKVIDNIIEHRSTVEIDRELDRARNAGARIVTLDSPSYPANLKHIHDPPPVLYIIGDLSQRDDAACAIVGTRRASPYGEGVAFRFARDLSSSGITIVSGMALGIDSAAHKGALAAGGRTVAVLGSGVDVVYPPENHDLYKEIALKGAVLSEFPMGTLPQRGNFPCRNRIISGLALACLVVEARDRSGALVTCGFAAEQGRPVFAVPGDIRRPQAAGPNKLIRDGASPALDIEEIRETIEAEVGRVLRPAGPQSRTSDTKMIEKPSGPSASMGLSGNQKLILDVLEYEPMTRDEIIERTGANASDVASVLIDLELSGIIRSLPGDSFMRHEEDPFQRS, from the coding sequence ATGTGGAAATATAACGACGACGGCGTTTTCATAGACACAGGGCCAGAGGGGATATTTTGGGTCCTCTTCAATATGGTACCCGGTCTCGGGATCAGGAGGATGATGTCTCTTCGCAGGTTCTTCGGCACCTTGAGGCAGGCATGGGAGGCGCCGGCCTCTCAGCTCAGGATGACGCCAGGTATACCTGATAAGGTAATTGATAATATCATAGAGCATAGGAGCACGGTCGAGATCGATCGAGAGTTGGATAGGGCCAGAAATGCGGGGGCGAGGATTGTCACTCTTGATAGCCCGTCTTATCCGGCCAATCTGAAACATATTCATGACCCTCCTCCGGTGCTCTACATCATAGGGGATCTATCTCAGCGCGATGATGCTGCCTGCGCTATAGTTGGGACAAGGCGGGCGAGCCCATATGGCGAGGGAGTTGCCTTCAGGTTTGCCAGGGATCTTTCTTCGAGCGGGATCACGATAGTAAGTGGCATGGCCCTCGGTATCGACTCTGCCGCGCATAAGGGGGCGCTTGCGGCAGGAGGCCGCACCGTTGCGGTCCTGGGAAGTGGGGTGGATGTGGTATATCCACCGGAAAATCATGATCTTTATAAAGAAATTGCTCTGAAAGGAGCGGTTCTCAGCGAATTTCCCATGGGGACCCTCCCGCAGAGGGGCAATTTTCCGTGTCGCAACAGGATCATAAGTGGTCTTGCCCTAGCGTGTTTGGTGGTTGAAGCCCGGGATAGGAGTGGCGCGCTTGTGACGTGTGGATTTGCAGCAGAGCAGGGAAGACCTGTGTTTGCAGTTCCGGGCGACATTCGCAGGCCGCAGGCTGCTGGTCCCAATAAGCTGATAAGGGACGGGGCTTCGCCGGCGCTGGACATCGAGGAGATCAGGGAAACCATCGAGGCAGAGGTCGGGAGGGTTCTGCGCCCCGCGGGGCCGCAATCCAGGACATCGGATACGAAGATGATCGAGAAGCCTTCGGGCCCATCTGCCTCAATGGGCCTGTCAGGTAACCAGAAGCTGATCCTAGATGTCCTGGAATATGAGCCCATGACACGGGATGAGATAATCGAGCGCACTGGCGCTAATGCTTCGGATGTGGCCAGTGTTTTGATCGATCTCGAGCTTTCAGGCATCATAAGGTCTCTTCCGGGGGATTCCTTTATGAGGCATGAGGAGGATCCTTTTCAAAGATCTTAA
- the nifJ gene encoding pyruvate:ferredoxin (flavodoxin) oxidoreductase codes for MHKETIDGNTAAAHIAYACSEVAAIYPITPSSPMAEACDEWAAHGRKNIFGETLRIVEMQSEAGAAGAVHGSLAGGSLTTTFTASQGLLLMIPNMYKISGELLPGVFHVSARALATHALSIFGDHSDVMATRQTGFALLASASVQEVMDLALVAHLSAIKASIPFLHFFDGFRTSHEVQKVDVIEYDEIAKLFDMEAVKAFRKRALNPEYPHQRGTAQNPDIYFQGREAANPYYLKTPGIVEAMMKQVGQLTGRKYNLFDYIGDPEAERVIVCMGSGAEAVEETVNYLNDRGEKVGLIKVRLYRPFSVEHFLRAVPKSCKSIAVLDRTKEPGSLGEPLYEDVVAALAGRGEMPLVVGGRYGLGSKEFTPSMVKAVFDNLRQASPKNHFTVGITDDVTDTSLPVVEKIDAAPKGVFRCKFFGLGSDGTVGANKNSIKIIGDHTDMYAQGYFVYDSKKSGGITISHLRFGHTPIQAPYLIDQADLIACHNPSYVTRYDVLEGIKPYGVFLLNSSWSAEEMEHKLPASMKRTIAEKKLKFYNIDAVKIAQEVGLGGRINVIMQTAFFKIANVIPFEDAEKYIKDAIKKTYGRKGDKIVNMNWAAVDRAVEALEEIHYPDSWAKAVDEAAASKDVPEYVQNVIYPILSLKGDDLPVSAFNPDGTVPTGTTKYEKRGVAVDVPRWIPENCTQCNQCSFVCPHAAIRPYLAKPEDLASAPESFAARPAIGKELSGLKFRIQVSPLDCTGCGNCVDVCPAKQKALVMEPFESVVEAESANYEFAERLPKVDVEVNPNSVKGSQFRQPLFEFSGACAGCGETPYIKLITQLFGDRMIIANATGCSSIYGGSAPTCPYTVNAEGFGPAWANSLFEDNAEFGYGIALATTAKRDRLETLARKALDMAVSPELKDALRGWIEGREDAEKSKEYGYKIRALLKQELPLANGEVKNVLDEINGLSDYLVKKSIWIIGGDGWAYDIGYGGLDHVLASGADVNVLVLDTEVYSNTGGQSSKSTPTGAVAKFAAAGKRTRKKDLGLMAMSYGYVYVASVAMGASQLQLMRAVTEAEKYHGPSLIIAYAPCINHGINMSLSQREAKRAVEAGYWTLYRYNPDLAAEGKNPFILDSREPKGDFKEFLMGEVRYASLKKQFPEEAERLYAKAEEDAKARFAQYTRLAQG; via the coding sequence ATGCACAAAGAAACAATCGATGGGAATACAGCTGCGGCTCACATTGCCTATGCCTGTAGCGAAGTTGCGGCCATTTATCCCATCACTCCGTCCTCGCCTATGGCTGAAGCCTGTGACGAGTGGGCTGCTCATGGGCGCAAAAATATCTTCGGGGAGACCTTGCGGATCGTGGAGATGCAGTCAGAGGCTGGCGCCGCTGGCGCAGTGCACGGATCCCTCGCTGGTGGTTCCCTCACTACAACATTTACAGCCTCACAGGGCTTGCTATTGATGATTCCTAACATGTACAAGATCTCCGGAGAGCTTCTGCCAGGCGTATTTCATGTATCGGCGCGGGCCCTTGCCACCCATGCGCTTTCCATCTTTGGCGATCACTCTGACGTGATGGCTACGAGGCAAACCGGATTTGCGCTCCTGGCCTCCGCATCTGTTCAAGAGGTCATGGATCTGGCCCTGGTGGCGCATCTTTCTGCCATAAAGGCAAGTATCCCATTCCTTCATTTCTTCGATGGTTTCAGGACCTCCCATGAGGTTCAGAAAGTTGATGTCATCGAGTATGATGAAATCGCGAAATTATTCGATATGGAGGCGGTTAAGGCCTTCCGGAAACGCGCGTTGAACCCTGAATATCCTCATCAACGCGGCACAGCGCAAAACCCTGACATCTACTTCCAGGGCCGTGAGGCCGCAAACCCGTATTATTTGAAAACGCCCGGGATTGTGGAAGCAATGATGAAGCAAGTGGGCCAGCTCACCGGACGCAAATACAACCTCTTCGACTATATCGGAGATCCTGAGGCTGAAAGAGTCATCGTATGTATGGGTTCGGGCGCCGAAGCTGTGGAGGAAACCGTAAATTATCTCAATGATAGGGGCGAAAAGGTCGGCCTTATCAAGGTTCGCCTGTACCGGCCATTCTCTGTAGAACACTTCCTGAGGGCAGTTCCTAAGAGCTGCAAATCCATTGCAGTGCTTGACAGGACTAAGGAGCCAGGATCCCTCGGGGAGCCTCTATATGAGGATGTAGTGGCCGCCCTGGCTGGCCGGGGGGAAATGCCGCTGGTGGTTGGCGGACGCTATGGGCTCGGCTCCAAGGAGTTCACGCCATCAATGGTAAAGGCGGTCTTTGATAACTTGCGCCAGGCCTCGCCAAAGAATCACTTCACAGTAGGGATCACGGATGACGTTACAGACACATCCCTTCCCGTGGTCGAGAAAATCGATGCCGCGCCGAAGGGCGTATTCCGCTGCAAGTTCTTTGGGCTTGGTTCAGATGGAACAGTGGGCGCTAATAAGAATTCTATCAAGATCATCGGAGACCATACGGACATGTATGCCCAGGGATATTTCGTCTATGACTCGAAGAAGTCTGGCGGGATCACTATTTCGCACCTCCGCTTCGGGCATACCCCGATCCAGGCACCTTATCTCATCGACCAGGCTGATCTTATCGCCTGCCATAATCCATCTTATGTGACACGGTATGATGTGCTCGAGGGTATCAAGCCATATGGTGTCTTCCTCCTCAACTCCAGCTGGAGCGCAGAGGAGATGGAGCACAAGCTCCCGGCTTCCATGAAGCGGACCATAGCTGAGAAGAAGCTCAAGTTTTATAATATCGACGCAGTCAAGATCGCCCAGGAAGTAGGTCTCGGAGGCCGCATAAATGTCATAATGCAGACGGCTTTCTTCAAGATAGCGAATGTCATTCCCTTTGAGGATGCAGAGAAATATATCAAGGATGCCATAAAGAAGACCTATGGTCGAAAAGGCGACAAGATAGTCAATATGAACTGGGCGGCAGTTGACAGGGCAGTTGAGGCCCTAGAGGAGATTCACTATCCTGATAGCTGGGCCAAGGCTGTTGACGAGGCTGCTGCATCCAAGGATGTACCTGAATATGTGCAGAATGTCATTTACCCGATACTCTCCCTCAAGGGTGATGACCTCCCTGTGAGCGCATTCAACCCAGATGGCACGGTTCCCACTGGTACGACTAAATATGAGAAACGCGGGGTCGCCGTCGATGTTCCGAGATGGATACCTGAAAACTGCACTCAGTGCAACCAGTGCTCCTTTGTGTGCCCGCATGCGGCCATAAGGCCTTACCTTGCGAAACCTGAAGACCTGGCAAGCGCTCCTGAATCTTTTGCCGCAAGGCCTGCCATTGGAAAAGAGCTCTCGGGGCTCAAATTCCGAATCCAGGTGTCACCCCTGGATTGCACTGGGTGCGGCAATTGCGTCGATGTTTGCCCTGCCAAACAAAAGGCGCTGGTCATGGAGCCTTTCGAGAGCGTCGTAGAAGCGGAATCGGCGAATTATGAATTTGCCGAGAGACTTCCGAAGGTTGACGTCGAGGTCAACCCCAATTCTGTCAAAGGAAGCCAGTTCCGGCAGCCGCTCTTTGAGTTTTCAGGCGCATGTGCCGGTTGCGGCGAGACCCCGTATATCAAGTTGATCACACAGCTCTTCGGGGATCGGATGATCATCGCAAATGCTACGGGTTGTTCATCGATCTATGGCGGCAGCGCTCCCACCTGTCCATATACAGTGAACGCGGAAGGCTTTGGGCCTGCATGGGCCAACTCGCTGTTTGAAGACAATGCCGAGTTTGGCTACGGCATCGCCCTTGCTACCACGGCGAAGCGTGACAGGCTCGAGACATTGGCCAGGAAAGCCCTTGACATGGCGGTTTCCCCCGAGCTGAAGGATGCTCTCCGCGGCTGGATCGAGGGAAGAGAGGACGCCGAGAAATCTAAGGAGTATGGATATAAGATCAGGGCTCTATTGAAGCAGGAACTCCCGTTAGCGAATGGGGAGGTAAAGAATGTCCTGGACGAGATCAATGGGCTCAGCGATTACCTGGTCAAGAAGTCTATCTGGATCATAGGCGGCGATGGCTGGGCATATGATATCGGCTATGGCGGGCTAGACCACGTACTGGCATCAGGCGCAGATGTAAATGTCCTGGTGCTGGACACTGAAGTCTACTCCAATACCGGCGGGCAATCATCAAAGTCTACTCCGACTGGCGCTGTGGCTAAGTTCGCAGCTGCGGGCAAGAGGACTCGCAAGAAGGATCTCGGGCTCATGGCCATGTCCTATGGATATGTATATGTCGCGTCTGTTGCCATGGGAGCAAGCCAGCTCCAGCTGATGCGGGCAGTCACAGAAGCCGAGAAATATCATGGCCCATCCCTGATAATAGCCTATGCGCCATGCATCAACCATGGAATCAATATGAGCCTCAGCCAGCGTGAAGCAAAGAGGGCCGTCGAAGCCGGATATTGGACCCTTTACCGGTACAATCCGGATCTTGCGGCCGAGGGCAAGAACCCATTTATCCTTGACTCTCGCGAGCCTAAGGGAGACTTCAAAGAATTCCTCATGGGAGAAGTCAGATATGCAAGCTTGAAGAAGCAATTCCCTGAGGAGGCTGAGCGTCTCTACGCTAAAGCGGAGGAAGATGCCAAGGCCAGGTTTGCCCAGTATACGAGACTGGCTCAGGGTTGA